From Mustela nigripes isolate SB6536 chromosome 13, MUSNIG.SB6536, whole genome shotgun sequence, one genomic window encodes:
- the NDN gene encoding necdin — protein MSEQSKDVCDPSSAAEASDSEVNSSPGVPGGLSPPASQAAILAGPETPPLGPTDAPLASPPPQAPSEEGDPKALQQASEEGRAHQAPSVAQPGPAPPAPAQLVQKAHELMWYVLVKDQKRMIIWFPDMVKDVIGSYKKWCRSILRRTSLILARVFGLHLRLTSLHTMEFSLVKALEPEELDRVALSNRMPMTGLLLMILSLIYVKGRGARESAVWNVLRILGLRPWKKHSTFGDVRKLITEEFVQQNYLKYQRVPHAEPPEYEFFWGSRASREITKMQIMEFLARVFKKDPQAWPSRYREALEEARALREADPSAHCPRNSVSED, from the coding sequence ATGTCCGAACAAAGTAAGGATGTGTGCGACCCCAGCTCTGCAGCCGAGGCCTCCGACTCCGAGGTGAACAGCAGTCCTGGGGTTCCCGGGGGGCTCTCCCCGCCCGCGTCTCAGGCCGCGATCCTCGCAGGGCCAGAGACCCCTCCTTTAGGCCCGACCGACGCCCCTCTGGCCTCGCCTCCACCTCAGGCCCCAAGCGAAGAGGGAGACCCGAAGGCCCTGCAGCAGGCCTCGGAGGAAGGCCGCGCCCACCAGGCTCCGAGCGTGGCCCAGCCCGGCCCAGCACCGCCAGCCCCTGCCCAGCTGGTGCAGAAGGCGCACGAGCTCATGTGGTACGTGTTGGTCAAGGACCAGAAGAGAATGATCATCTGGTTCCCAGACATGGTGAAGGATGTCATCGGCAGTTACAAGAAATGGTGCAGAAGCATTCTCAGGCGCACCAGCCTCATCCTCGCACGAGTGTTCGGGCTACACCTGAGGCTGACGAGCCTGCACACGATGGAATTTTCGCTAGTTAAAGCGCTTGAGCCAGAGGAGCTGGACAGGGTGGCGCTGAGCAACCGCATGCCCATGACAGGCCTCCTGCTGATGATCCTGAGCCTCATCTATGTGAAGGGTCGCGGCGCCCGAGAGAGTGCGGTCTGGAACGTGCTGCGCATCCTGGGGCTGCGGCCCTGGAAGAAACACTCCACGTTTGGAGACGTGAGAAAGCTCATCACCGAGGAGTTCGTCCAACAGAATTACCTGAAGTACCAGCGCGTACCTCACGCGGAGCCACCTGAGTACGAGTTCTTCTGGGGGTCCCGTGCCAGCCGTGAAATCACCAAGATGCAAATCATGGAGTTCCTGGCCAGGGTCTTTAAGAAAgacccccaggcctggccctccCGGTACAGAGAAGCTCTGGAGGAGGCCAGAGCTCTGCGGGAGGCTGATCCCAGTGCCCACTGCCCACGCAACAGTGTCTCCGAGGACTAG